gggtgacggGCTCTCCCGCCGGCAgagcagcccggggggggggcggggggggtgacaGGCTCTCCCGCCGGCAgagcagcccgggggggggcggggggggtgacggGCTCTCCCGCCGGCAgagcagcccggggggggggcggggggggtgacggGCTCTCCCGCCGGCAgagcagcccgggggggggcggggggggtgacggGCTCTCCCGCCGGCAgagcagcccgggggggggcggggggggtgacggGCTCTCCCGCCGGCAgagcagcccgggggggggcgggggggtgacggGCTCTCCCGCCGGCAgagcagcccgggggggggcggggggggtgacggGCTCTCCCGCCGGCAGAGCAGCCCGGGGGGCTTAATGGACGAGTAATCGCTGTGGGGCCCCTGTGGCGAGCCCAAGGCCAGACTGGCTGTAGAAAGCCGGGGCGCTGCCGGGCCTGGGCCGCCCAGGGactggatgtggggagggggcgccCCTGGCCGGACGCGCTTTCCATTCTGCACAGGGTTTGCTGTTCGGCTCAGTGGGGCTCAGCACTCCGGGGCCGGGCACCGCGACCCCCTCCGGCTCCACCGCGCTCAGCGGTAACACTCCCGGGGGTCCCTGGGCAGCCTCTGGCCCCCATGGGAAAAGGGACCCggctccttcctgccccagatCAGCAGCTTCCCTGGCTGGGCACCGCCGAGCCCGATTCCCACCCAGCCCCGGCCCGGGGAGCAGCTCCCCGCCGGGACCGCAGGACCCGAGTGCGCGgaagccccgccccgccccgccccgccagcgCCCCTCGGCCCCTGTCACCCCCGCCAGCCCGCGCCCAGCTCCCCACGGCTGGCAGAGCCCGGGGGACCCGCCGCTCCCCGCCCGGCGGACTCACGCGGTACCTGGgcagcgccgggccgggccgggccgggccgggcgctctCCGCGGCGGAGCCGGGCTGGGGACCGGCGCTGCGGCTCTCCCGCTCCCAGCGGGCTCTTGCCAGCGCCGGGCAGGCCGGAGCGGGGCGGCTCCTTCCCGCGGCGGTCCAGGCGCAGCTCCGCGGGGAGCCGTCCAGGGGCCCCGCTCCGCCCCCTGAGCCGGGCCCGCCGCCCCGCCCGGCCGGGGAGGAGGAAATCGGCGGCTGTCCCTTTAACAGGCGAGGCGCTGGCAGCGCGGAGTTCAGGCCGGGGTCAGGGGGAGTTCGCAGCCCGGCCTTTACCTCTGCGCCCGGCCGAGCGCCGCGGCACATGCTGCGCCCCAGCCGCGGGCCTGGCACGCAGCGCGCAGCGCCCCGGGGAGGCAGCGCCCGGGCCGCGGGGCCCGAGCGGGCATGGGCCGGGGGCGCCAGCGGGCAGCGGGCAGCGCCCGCCGGGGACCCAGGGGCTGAGGCGGCCGCTCGGGGGCCATGAGAGTCCGCCGGGAGCTCGGCTGGCTGGCGGAAGCGACGGAGCCCCCAGGTACCGCGGGCGCGGGAGGGCGCGTGGGCCGTGGCCGTGGGAGCGGGGTGCCCCGGGGCCCGGGAGTGCAGCCCAGAGCCGAGGAGGGGCGCCGGGCGGAGGAGCCCGGCCGCGGGGCGGGCGCTTCGCAGGGACCGGGGGCTGGTCGCTCGCTCCCGCTCGGGGCCGGCCAGGGGCGCGGACACCCCCTTGCAGCGCGGCGGCCCCCGGGCTGCGGCCGGATCCGGCTCTGGCTCTCGGCCCCCACTGGCCACCTGCGAGCGGGGGAGCCCCGGGCCAGGCCCCGGCAGCCAGCGCGGGGAGCGCGCAAGGGGACGTGGCCCACGAGGGCGGCGGATGCTGCCCTGCCGGCTCGGCCCCAGCGCCATGGACGGGAGCCCCGCGGGCGTCCCCAGCTGCCGCCGGGGCCGGTCCGGGCCGGCGCGGCGCTTTCTCGGCGCAGCTGCGGGAgcgggagccggagccggagccggagccggagccgggagAGGGTCACGCCGGACGGGGCCGGGCCGCTCTCGGGGCTCGGCCCGTTTCCCGCTCCGGCTCACGCGGCCCCGAGGGCGCCGGGCGGCCCGCCGGATGTGGGGCTCCGCCGCGGGCCGCAGCGCCCCATCGCCGCcggctgtgcccagggctgggcggCCCGGCGCCTTCGCTGGGTCTCGGCCGCGGCGCTGCTGGAGGCGGGGGCCGGGGAGAGCGGGGCtcccccggggcagggggcggcGGGCCCGGCCGGCGGCAGGTGCCCCCCCAGCTCAGGTGGGGCCGGGCTCGCGGGCGGGCTGGGAGCGGCGGGAGTGATGTCACCTTCCCCCCGCGCCGCCGCcgggctctgccccctcccccagcccgcaCCGGGCCGATATAAGGGCTGGCACCCGGCAGCGGCAGGCAGTGCGCGGAGCAGGCggcgcggcccggccccgccccccaggccaggaggccccTCTGCTCCGCAGGTAGCGCCCAgccgccccctcccgccccgtCGAAGCGGCGCCGCGGCCGCGGATCcaggcggagctgctgctgctgctgctgctgcggcgggccgggccgggccgggccgggccgagcgcGGAGCGGCGGGGGAGGGGTCCGGCCGGCGCCCCCGGCTCGCTGCTCCCTCCCGCGATCCGCAGCCCGGGCGCCGGCAGCCGCTGACCGCGTGTCTCTTGCAGGTGGCGGGGCCAGCCCCGGGCCCGAGGCCATGGAGGTGCCGAGCCACTCccggcagctgctcctgcagctcaaCACGCAGCGGGCCAAGGGCTTCCTGTGCGACGTGATCATCGTGGTGCAGAACGCGCTGTTCCGGGCGCACAAGAACATCCTGGCGGCCAGCAGCGCCTACCTCAAGGCCCTGGTGGTGCACGACAACCTGCTCAACCTGGACCACGAGATGGTGAGCCCGGGCGTCTTCCGCCTGGTGCTGGACTTCATCTACACCGGGCGGCTGGGCGAGCTGCCGCCGGGCGAGCCGGGCCTGGGCGCGGTGCTGGCGGCCGCCAGCTACCTGCAGGTGCCCGCCCTGGTGGCCCTGTGCAAGAGGAAGCTGAAGCGTGCGGGCAAGTACTGCCACCTGCGGGGCGGCTACAGCCCCTACAGCAAGCTGGCCCGGGGGCTGCAGGCCGGCACCCCCGTCATCCAGGCCTGCTACTCGGGCCCACCCCGGGCGGGGGATGTGGTCCCGGGCGAGGAGGCGCTCAGCACGCAGTGCGGGGAGCTCTACGCCTCCCCGggcgcccccctgccccagcccggcctGTGCCCGCCCGAGAGGCACTGCTCCCCGCCCTGCGGCCTGGACCTCTCCAAGAAGAGCCCCAGCggcccctccccgcagctgctGCCCCCGGAGAGGCTCCAcccgggggaagccagggagcccTCGCTGCCCCCCGGGCACGACAGCCCCCCCGGCGGTGCCTCCCTGCTGACCAACCACAGCGCCGCCTACGGGGACTCGCCGCTGGCGGGCGATGGCGTGATCCACCCCCCCGAGCGCTTCCGGGGCAGCCCGCCCTGTGCCGAGCCACCGGCCCGGCCCGAGGGCCGCGACTTCCTGTACCGCTGGATGAAGCACGAGCCCCTGGGCGCCTACCTGGAGGAGTGTGAGGCGGAGAAGGAGTGCGAGCGGGAGAAGGCCGAGTCTCCCCCGCTGCCCCCGCAGGCCCACTATGCTGGGCTGGAGAGCGCCGAGCTGGAGCACGACAATAGCACCAGCGAGGAGACGGGCAGCAGcgagggcccctcccccaggggcaCGCTGGGCCCCTACTGCAACCACCTGGCCTACGAGCCCGAGAGCCTGGGTGACAACCTGTACGTGTGCATCCCCTGCGGCAAGGGCTTCCCCAGCTCGGAGCAGCTCAACGCTCACGTGGAGGCCCACACCGAGGAGGAGCTGTACCACAAGGCAGGCGCCGAGCCGGCCGGCCCCTTCCTGGACAAGGGTGGCCCCGGCCTGGGCGACCTCCTCCGGCCCTACCGCTGCGCCTCCTGCGACAAGGCCTACAAGGACCCGGCCACGCTGCGGCAGCACGAGAAGACGCACTGGCTCACGCGCCCCTACCcctgcaccatctgcggcaagaAATTCACGCAGCGCGGCACCATGACCCGCCACATGCGCAGCCACCTGGGCCTCAAGCCCTTCGCCTGCGACGCCTGCGGCATGCGCTTCACCCGCCAGTACCGGCTCACCGAGCACATGCGCATCCACTCGGGCGAGAAGCCCTACGAGTGCCAGGTCTGCGGCGGCAAGTTCGCCCAGCAGCGCAACCTCATCAGCCACATGAAGATGCACGCGGCCGGGCCCGAGGGCAAGGCCAAGCTGGACTTCCCCGAGGGCGTCTACGCCATGGCGCGCCTCACCGCCGACCAGCTGGGCCTCAAGCAGGAGAAGGCGGCCGAGCTGCTGGCGCACACCTCACACTTCCTGGGCGACCCCAAGGGCATGGAGAGCCTCTTCCCACTGGCCCGCTTCACGGCCGAGCACCTGGGCCTGAGCCAGGAGAAGGCAGCTGAGCTGCTGGGCCCGGGCCCGCTGCTGCCCGGCGACCGGACTATAGAGCGCTACTCGCCCACCTAGCGGGGCGGCCGGGACCCCAGAGCCTCCCAATGCCACCAGAGCCAAAGGGCTGCCGAGCCGCTGCCCCCGCGGGGACCTGAGCCGTCGGGGAGCGGAACCTCCTCTCCCAGAAAACGCGCCATGATGGAAATCTTCCACCTTTCCCCTTGACAGCAAGAGCCCCGGTGAGCCCAGGAGTGCAGGGCCgagccctgcccctgggctgccgAAGGAGCGGCCTTGTTGGCAGGCTGGCCCAGTGTatcgcagggctggggcttggggctgaGCAGTAGGAAGATTTGGTGGACATTCGGCTGCGGCTGATTGTTCAGTGATCAACCCCATTTGCTGGCCcatttcccccagcccctcctccgccCTGTGCTAGCTGCTCCCAGGGCCTTCCCAGCGTGGTGCTCAGATACAGGGCAGCCTACCCCAGCCTCTCTttagctggggcagctgcctccctgcA
This Carettochelys insculpta isolate YL-2023 chromosome 19, ASM3395843v1, whole genome shotgun sequence DNA region includes the following protein-coding sequences:
- the LOC142023270 gene encoding hypermethylated in cancer 1 protein-like isoform X2, yielding MEVPSHSRQLLLQLNTQRAKGFLCDVIIVVQNALFRAHKNILAASSAYLKALVVHDNLLNLDHEMVSPGVFRLVLDFIYTGRLGELPPGEPGLGAVLAAASYLQVPALVALCKRKLKRAGKYCHLRGGYSPYSKLARGLQAGTPVIQACYSGPPRAGDVVPGEEALSTQCGELYASPGAPLPQPGLCPPERHCSPPCGLDLSKKSPSGPSPQLLPPERLHPGEAREPSLPPGHDSPPGGASLLTNHSAAYGDSPLAGDGVIHPPERFRGSPPCAEPPARPEGRDFLYRWMKHEPLGAYLEECEAEKECEREKAESPPLPPQAHYAGLESAELEHDNSTSEETGSSEGPSPRGTLGPYCNHLAYEPESLGDNLYVCIPCGKGFPSSEQLNAHVEAHTEEELYHKAGAEPAGPFLDKGGPGLGDLLRPYRCASCDKAYKDPATLRQHEKTHWLTRPYPCTICGKKFTQRGTMTRHMRSHLGLKPFACDACGMRFTRQYRLTEHMRIHSGEKPYECQVCGGKFAQQRNLISHMKMHAAGPEGKAKLDFPEGVYAMARLTADQLGLKQEKAAELLAHTSHFLGDPKGMESLFPLARFTAEHLGLSQEKAAELLGPGPLLPGDRTIERYSPT
- the LOC142023270 gene encoding hypermethylated in cancer 1 protein-like isoform X1, producing the protein MRVRRELGWLAEATEPPGGGASPGPEAMEVPSHSRQLLLQLNTQRAKGFLCDVIIVVQNALFRAHKNILAASSAYLKALVVHDNLLNLDHEMVSPGVFRLVLDFIYTGRLGELPPGEPGLGAVLAAASYLQVPALVALCKRKLKRAGKYCHLRGGYSPYSKLARGLQAGTPVIQACYSGPPRAGDVVPGEEALSTQCGELYASPGAPLPQPGLCPPERHCSPPCGLDLSKKSPSGPSPQLLPPERLHPGEAREPSLPPGHDSPPGGASLLTNHSAAYGDSPLAGDGVIHPPERFRGSPPCAEPPARPEGRDFLYRWMKHEPLGAYLEECEAEKECEREKAESPPLPPQAHYAGLESAELEHDNSTSEETGSSEGPSPRGTLGPYCNHLAYEPESLGDNLYVCIPCGKGFPSSEQLNAHVEAHTEEELYHKAGAEPAGPFLDKGGPGLGDLLRPYRCASCDKAYKDPATLRQHEKTHWLTRPYPCTICGKKFTQRGTMTRHMRSHLGLKPFACDACGMRFTRQYRLTEHMRIHSGEKPYECQVCGGKFAQQRNLISHMKMHAAGPEGKAKLDFPEGVYAMARLTADQLGLKQEKAAELLAHTSHFLGDPKGMESLFPLARFTAEHLGLSQEKAAELLGPGPLLPGDRTIERYSPT